The genomic interval CGCGATGGCGTCGAGTGAAGAGGTCTGGGCCCAGGGTTGGTCCGAACCCAACGCCGGTTCCGACATGGCCAACATCCAGGCCAGCGCAATTCTCGACGGCGACGAATACGTGATCAATGGACAAAAGACCTGGGCCTCGCGTGGCGCCTACGCGCACTGGCTCTTTGGCATGTTCCGCACGGATCCCGATTCGAAGCGACACCACGGACTCACCTTCATCTTGTGTCCCCTCGACGCGCCGGGGATCACCGTGCGGCCGATCGAAAAATTGAGCGGCAAGGCGGCCTTCGCCGAGGTGTTCTTCGACAACGCCCGGGTCAAGGCCGAAAACCGTCTCGGTCCGATGGGCGAAGGCTGGGGGGTCGCGATGGCGACTGCGGGCTTCGAGCGCGGCTTGATGTTGCGCAGCCCCGCGCGTTTTCAGAACACCGCGCGCAAGCTCGTCGAACTTTATCGCGAGACTCATGCGCAAGGAGAACTCATCGACGCTTCCGTTCGCGATGGTGTCGCGCGTTGTTGGATGGACGCCGAGGCCTACGCGCTAAACACGTACCAAACGGTTTCACGCATGATGGCGGGAGGCAAGATCGGCGCCGAGGCGAGCTTGAACAAAATTTTCTGGTCCGAGCTCGACATTAAAATGCACGAACTCGCCCTCGAACTCCTCGGCTCGCGAGGCGAACTGCTGCCGAGCGCCCCCGCGGCAAAGGGTGTTGGCGATTGGCTCGACGGTTTCATCTTTGCCCTGGCGGGTCCCATTTACGCGGGCACCAACGAAGTGCAGCGCAACATCATCGCCGAGCGCATTCTCGGTCTCCCCAGGAAATAGTCGACATGGATTTCGGATTTACAGAAGACCAACAACTCCTGCAGCAAACCGTGCGCGACTTTCTCGAGGGTGAATGCACGGTCGAGCACGTGCGCTCGCTGTGGGACACTGAAACCGGGCGTAGCCCGGCGTTCTGGCAGAAGCTCGCCGAGATCGGGATATCGGGACTGCTGGTTCCCGACGAGCACGGGGGCCTGGGGATGAACGAGGTCGATATGGTTCTCGTCCTCGAAGAAACCGGTCGCGCGGCCCTCGCCGAGCCCGTGATCCACACCGCCTTCGTGGGGGTGCCGCTGCTGGTAGAAGCCGGGGACGAGGCGCTGGCAAAGAAATGGCTTCCCAAGGTCGCCGATGGCTCTGCGATCCTGGCCGTCGCCCACGCCCAAAGCCCCTTCGTGAGTGATGCCCACGTTGCCGACCTGCTCCTGCTCAACTCGGGGGACGCCGTCCACGCGGTCCCCCGGGCCGACGCAAGCGTCACCCCGCAGTCCGCCAACGACCCGGCAAAGCGAATTTTTACCGTAGACTGGACTCCGCGTTCCAAGATGCTGCTCGCGGATGGCGAAGCCGGAAAACAACTTCAAGCCAAAGCCTTCGATCGCGGTGCCCTGGCAAGCGCCGCCCAGTTGTTGGGCGTGGTGCAGCAGCTACTCGACATGGCCGTGCTCTACGCGACCCAGCGCAAGCAGTTCGGCGTACCGATCGGTTCGTTCCAGGCGGTGAAGCACATGCTCGCCGACGAGAAGGTCAAGATCGAATACGCGCGCGCCCTCGTGTATCGCGCCGCCGATTCGCTGGCCCACGATGTACCGAGTCGCGCGGTGGATGTGTCGATGGCGAAGATCGCCGGGGCGGAGGCCGCGGTATCGACGGCGAAGACGGCGCTTCAGGTCCACGGAGCGCTCGGCTATACCTGGGAGCAGGATCTTCACGTCTGGATGCGGCGCGCCTGGTCCCTCGATTCCGCCTGGGGAACTACGGCGTATCATCGCGCCCGGTTGGCAAATGGAGTGATCGACGGAAACAGTCCCGCGGTAAACTTCGGGTATCAAGCTCCCGCGGCATAGTGGAAAGGCATAGTGGAAGGCATAGTGGAAAGTAAAGCGAGGAGAGCAAGCATGGCAGAACAAGTTCCCGCAATCGAAGGATGGTTCACAACCGGTCCCGAGCCCAAGTTGCTCGGTAGCCAATGCAGTGGCTGCAAGACCTACTTCTTTCCCAAAGAGACGACCTACTGCCGCAACCCCGGCTGCCAGTCGACTGCGTTTGAAGAAGTGGAGCTGAGTCGCACCGGGACCATCTGGTCCTATACCGAGCACTACTACAAACCGCCGGCTCCCTACATCGCCGACGAGCCCTTCGAGCCCTACACGATCGCGGCGGTAGAACTCGCCGACGAAAAACTCGTGGTGCTCGGTCAAATGGCCGCCGGAGTCAATCACAGCGACCTCAAGGCGGGCATGCAAGTGGAACTCGTGGTTGAACGTGCTTACGACGTGGAAGACGTCGAGCACACCATGTGGAAGTGGAAGCCGCTCGCGGCCTGATCGGATTTTTCCGGCGAGGAGAAGACAGATGAGCAAGGACGTCGCAGTTCTCGGTGTGGGAATGCATCCCTGGGGCAAATGGGGAAAGAACTTTGTCGAATACGGCGTTGTGGCTTGCAACGCCGCACTCAAGGACGCGGGGATCGACTGGAAGGAAGTCGATTTCATTTCGGGCGCCGAGACTGTGCGCAACGGCTACCCGGGCTATGTCGCGGGCGCCACGTTTGCCCAGGCGCTCGGCTGGTCGGGCGCCTCGGTCGCGACTTCGTACGCCGCCTGCGCGTCCGGTGCCACCGGGATCAACGCCGCCCGCGCTCGCATCCTTGCCGGCATGAGCGACGTTGCACTGGTGATTGGTGCGGACACCACACCCAAGGGATTTCTCGCCCCCAACGCCGGCGAACGTTGGGACGATCCAGATTGGCTGCGCTTTCGCTTGATGGGTTGCACGAATCCCACCTATTTCGCCCTGTATGCGCGACGCCGCATGGATATTTACGGCGCCACCGAAGAAGACTTCGCCCAGATCAAGGTCAAGAATTCGAACCACGGCTTTACCAATCCCAACGCGCGCTATCGAAAACAGTTCACCATGGAAGAGGTGTTGGGTTCGAACATGGTGGCGGAGCCCCTGCGCCTGTTCGAAATTTGCGCGACCAGCGACGGGGCGGCGTGCGTGGTGCTCACCAGCATGGAATATGCACGCAAGCGCTCGC from Myxococcales bacterium carries:
- a CDS encoding acyl-CoA dehydrogenase family protein translates to MDLNFTSEQMAFRSEARTWLESNVPSEPLQSFDTKVGFEEHRDWEQKLNAGGWAMVPWPVEYGGRGANLLEWLIFEEEYYRAGAPARVNQNGIFLLGPTIMEYGTDEQKARFLPAMASSEEVWAQGWSEPNAGSDMANIQASAILDGDEYVINGQKTWASRGAYAHWLFGMFRTDPDSKRHHGLTFILCPLDAPGITVRPIEKLSGKAAFAEVFFDNARVKAENRLGPMGEGWGVAMATAGFERGLMLRSPARFQNTARKLVELYRETHAQGELIDASVRDGVARCWMDAEAYALNTYQTVSRMMAGGKIGAEASLNKIFWSELDIKMHELALELLGSRGELLPSAPAAKGVGDWLDGFIFALAGPIYAGTNEVQRNIIAERILGLPRK
- a CDS encoding acyl-CoA/acyl-ACP dehydrogenase yields the protein MDFGFTEDQQLLQQTVRDFLEGECTVEHVRSLWDTETGRSPAFWQKLAEIGISGLLVPDEHGGLGMNEVDMVLVLEETGRAALAEPVIHTAFVGVPLLVEAGDEALAKKWLPKVADGSAILAVAHAQSPFVSDAHVADLLLLNSGDAVHAVPRADASVTPQSANDPAKRIFTVDWTPRSKMLLADGEAGKQLQAKAFDRGALASAAQLLGVVQQLLDMAVLYATQRKQFGVPIGSFQAVKHMLADEKVKIEYARALVYRAADSLAHDVPSRAVDVSMAKIAGAEAAVSTAKTALQVHGALGYTWEQDLHVWMRRAWSLDSAWGTTAYHRARLANGVIDGNSPAVNFGYQAPAA
- a CDS encoding OB-fold domain-containing protein, with the translated sequence MAEQVPAIEGWFTTGPEPKLLGSQCSGCKTYFFPKETTYCRNPGCQSTAFEEVELSRTGTIWSYTEHYYKPPAPYIADEPFEPYTIAAVELADEKLVVLGQMAAGVNHSDLKAGMQVELVVERAYDVEDVEHTMWKWKPLAA
- a CDS encoding lipid-transfer protein translates to MSKDVAVLGVGMHPWGKWGKNFVEYGVVACNAALKDAGIDWKEVDFISGAETVRNGYPGYVAGATFAQALGWSGASVATSYAACASGATGINAARARILAGMSDVALVIGADTTPKGFLAPNAGERWDDPDWLRFRLMGCTNPTYFALYARRRMDIYGATEEDFAQIKVKNSNHGFTNPNARYRKQFTMEEVLGSNMVAEPLRLFEICATSDGAACVVLTSMEYARKRSLKPVRISGVSTVTPKFPSTVIEMPNLSTDSAYSVSVPDMAFRDSIAAAAYEEAGIGPEDMSLAEVYDLSSALELDWYENIGLCKPGEAEKLLRDGDTTIGGRIPVNPSGGLACFGEAVPAQAIAQVCELVWQLRGDAGDRQVEGATAGITANQGLFGHGSSVVCTR